Proteins found in one Cellulomonas palmilytica genomic segment:
- a CDS encoding bifunctional o-acetylhomoserine/o-acetylserine sulfhydrylase, producing MSNENWNFETRQIHAGQTPDAATGARALPIYQTTSYVFPDAGTAAARFALQDLGPIYTRIGNPTQEVVENRIASLEGGVGALLVASGQAAETFAILNVAEAGDHVVASPSLYGGTYNLLHYTLPKLGVETTFVDDPHDAEAWRAAIRPNTKAFFAETIPNPKSDVLDIELVAGVAHEYGVPLIVDNTVATPYLINPLKWGADVVVHSATKYLGGHGSAIGGVIVDGGTFDYAQYPDRFPGFNLPDPSYHGLKIAEALGVGSAFGANLSYILKARIQLLRDLGSAISPFNAFLISQGIETLSLRLERHVENATKVAQWLEARDDVLGVHYSGLESSPWHANQVKYAPRGGGAVLAFEIEGGSAAGQAFVSALELHSNVANIGDVRSLVIHPASTTHSQLTEEEQALSGVTPGLVRLAVGIEHVDDILADLEAGFRAAKGA from the coding sequence GTGAGCAACGAGAACTGGAACTTCGAGACCCGCCAGATCCACGCCGGCCAGACCCCCGACGCGGCCACCGGCGCCCGCGCCCTGCCGATCTACCAGACCACGTCCTACGTGTTCCCGGACGCCGGGACCGCCGCCGCGCGCTTCGCCCTCCAGGACCTCGGCCCGATCTACACGCGCATCGGCAACCCCACGCAGGAGGTCGTCGAGAACCGCATCGCGTCCCTCGAGGGCGGCGTCGGCGCGCTCCTCGTCGCGTCCGGCCAGGCCGCCGAGACGTTCGCGATCCTCAACGTCGCCGAGGCCGGCGACCACGTCGTCGCGAGCCCCTCGCTCTACGGCGGCACGTACAACCTGCTGCACTACACGCTGCCCAAGCTGGGCGTCGAGACGACGTTCGTCGACGACCCGCACGACGCCGAGGCCTGGCGCGCCGCGATCCGCCCCAACACCAAGGCGTTCTTCGCCGAGACGATCCCCAACCCGAAGTCCGACGTGCTCGACATCGAGCTCGTCGCCGGCGTCGCGCACGAGTACGGCGTGCCGCTCATCGTCGACAACACCGTCGCGACGCCCTACCTGATCAACCCGCTGAAGTGGGGCGCCGACGTCGTCGTGCACTCCGCCACCAAGTACCTCGGCGGGCACGGCTCCGCGATCGGCGGCGTGATCGTCGACGGCGGCACGTTCGACTACGCGCAGTACCCGGACCGCTTCCCCGGCTTCAACCTGCCCGACCCGTCGTACCACGGCCTCAAGATCGCCGAGGCGCTCGGCGTCGGCTCCGCGTTCGGCGCCAACCTGTCCTACATCCTCAAGGCGCGCATCCAGCTCCTGCGCGACCTCGGCTCGGCGATCTCGCCGTTCAACGCGTTCCTCATCTCGCAGGGCATCGAGACCCTGTCGCTGCGCCTCGAGCGCCACGTCGAGAACGCCACCAAGGTCGCGCAGTGGCTCGAGGCGCGCGACGACGTGCTCGGCGTGCACTACTCGGGCCTCGAGTCGAGCCCGTGGCACGCCAACCAGGTCAAGTACGCGCCCCGCGGCGGCGGCGCCGTCCTCGCGTTCGAGATCGAGGGCGGCTCCGCGGCCGGCCAGGCGTTCGTCTCGGCGCTCGAGCTGCACTCGAACGTCGCGAACATCGGTGACGTGCGCTCGCTCGTCATCCACCCCGCCTCGACCACGCACAGCCAGCTCACCGAGGAGGAGCAGGCGCTGTCCGGCGTCACGCCCGGCCTCGTGCGGCTCGCGGTCGGCATCGAGCACGTCGACGACATCCTGGCCGACCTCGAGGCCGGCTTCCGCGCCGCCAAGGGCGCCTGA
- a CDS encoding C40 family peptidase, which translates to MERRGRRARGAGALTVATIAALLVSAPGAVADPTGPSDQDVRDARAAVGRAERSVAEMEIRLAQLSAESDTATLQVQQAGEAYTQAMSDAQAAQQTADDAQERADQAAEDAERARRELVAIARQVARSGGSADLVESLLSAEGFADVARRTSAMDQITRKADSAVQGYQAARLVSSTLAGTASDAAATASRAQDDAQSALDHAQELADQADAAQAAAQTEREALLQQLAAARSTSIEVERERQAAIEAERRAREEEEARRRREEQQDPTPVETPDPEPVRTPDPEPTRDPEPDPTTPAPNPTTPAPRPTTPAPNPTTPAPNPTTPAPNPTTPAPRPTTPAPAPTPTDRYGLGTGVSRGSASQGQKAVAVAKTRLGAPYVWGGTGPGYDCSGLTMTSWSAAGVSLYRTSRDQYKQVLKIRYADMRPGDLVFWGTNPNNPDSIYHVAMYIGGGQIIEAPRPGLTVRITSMRYSGSMPFAGRP; encoded by the coding sequence GTGGAGCGACGAGGACGACGAGCGCGCGGCGCAGGCGCGCTCACGGTCGCGACGATCGCGGCGCTGCTCGTCAGCGCGCCCGGCGCCGTCGCCGACCCCACGGGCCCCAGCGACCAGGACGTGCGCGACGCACGCGCCGCCGTCGGCCGCGCCGAGCGGTCCGTCGCCGAGATGGAGATCCGCCTCGCGCAGCTGTCCGCCGAGTCCGACACGGCGACCCTCCAGGTCCAGCAGGCCGGCGAGGCGTACACGCAGGCCATGAGCGACGCGCAGGCCGCGCAGCAGACCGCCGACGACGCCCAGGAGCGCGCCGACCAGGCCGCCGAGGACGCCGAGCGGGCGCGCCGCGAGCTCGTCGCGATCGCCCGGCAGGTCGCACGGTCCGGCGGGTCGGCCGACCTCGTCGAGTCCCTGCTGTCCGCCGAGGGCTTCGCCGACGTCGCTCGTCGGACCTCCGCGATGGACCAGATCACCCGCAAGGCCGACTCGGCCGTGCAGGGCTACCAGGCCGCCCGGCTCGTCTCGAGCACGCTGGCCGGCACGGCGAGCGACGCCGCCGCGACCGCGTCCCGCGCGCAGGACGACGCGCAGTCCGCGCTCGACCACGCGCAGGAGCTCGCCGACCAGGCGGACGCCGCGCAGGCCGCCGCGCAGACCGAGCGCGAGGCGCTCCTGCAGCAGCTCGCCGCCGCGCGCAGCACGAGCATCGAGGTCGAGCGCGAGCGGCAGGCGGCCATCGAGGCCGAGCGTCGCGCACGCGAGGAGGAGGAGGCTCGTCGCCGCCGCGAGGAGCAGCAGGACCCGACGCCCGTCGAGACCCCCGACCCGGAGCCGGTCCGCACGCCGGACCCGGAGCCGACACGCGACCCGGAGCCCGACCCGACGACTCCCGCGCCGAACCCCACGACGCCCGCGCCGCGTCCGACGACCCCGGCCCCGAACCCGACGACCCCGGCGCCGAACCCGACCACGCCGGCCCCGAACCCGACGACCCCCGCCCCGCGGCCCACGACGCCCGCGCCGGCGCCCACGCCGACCGACCGGTACGGCCTCGGCACCGGGGTCTCGCGCGGCTCGGCGTCGCAGGGGCAGAAGGCGGTCGCGGTCGCGAAGACCCGACTGGGCGCGCCCTACGTGTGGGGCGGCACGGGCCCGGGCTACGACTGCTCGGGGCTCACCATGACGTCGTGGAGCGCCGCGGGCGTCTCGCTGTACCGGACCTCGCGGGACCAGTACAAGCAGGTGCTCAAGATCCGCTACGCCGACATGCGCCCCGGTGACCTGGTGTTCTGGGGCACCAACCCGAACAACCCGGACTCGATCTACCACGTCGCGATGTACATCGGCGGCGGGCAGATCATCGAGGCCCCGCGGCCGGGCCTGACGGTGCGCATCACGTCGATGCGCTACTCGGGCTCCATGCCGTTCGCCGGCCGGCCGTGA
- a CDS encoding inorganic diphosphatase, with amino-acid sequence MEFDVTIEIPKGQRNKYEVDHATGRIRLDRMLFTSTRYPDDYGFIEGTLGEDGDPLDALVLLEEPTFPGCLIRCRALGMFRMRDEAGGDDKVLCVPTGDQRAAWRQDIDDVSDFHRLEIQHFFEVYKDLEPGKSVEGAHWVGRAEAEAEIQRSRQRAIDSGYDQH; translated from the coding sequence GTGGAGTTCGACGTCACGATCGAGATCCCGAAGGGTCAGCGGAACAAGTACGAGGTGGATCACGCGACGGGGCGGATCCGGCTCGACCGCATGCTCTTCACCTCGACCCGCTACCCGGACGACTACGGGTTCATCGAGGGCACGCTGGGCGAGGACGGCGACCCGCTGGACGCGCTCGTCCTGCTGGAGGAGCCCACCTTCCCGGGCTGCCTCATCCGCTGCCGCGCGCTCGGCATGTTCCGCATGCGCGACGAGGCCGGCGGCGACGACAAGGTCCTGTGCGTGCCGACGGGCGACCAGCGCGCCGCGTGGCGTCAGGACATCGACGACGTCTCCGACTTCCACCGCCTCGAGATCCAGCACTTCTTCGAGGTCTACAAGGACCTCGAGCCCGGCAAGTCCGTCGAGGGCGCGCACTGGGTGGGCCGCGCGGAGGCCGAGGCGGAGATCCAGCGCTCGCGCCAGCGCGCGATCGACTCCGGCTACGACCAGCACTGA
- the dacB gene encoding D-alanyl-D-alanine carboxypeptidase/D-alanyl-D-alanine endopeptidase translates to MATGARVVGTTMLVLVLGVGGYVAADAYDLAPGFVTLDPVPPDPAPFPTAPAAVEPPDVVPALGPVPDDAPVPASAPVDALVEDLVADERLGEGGAVGVVVADQLTGEVVAQHAADVPREPASTAKLVTAVAALGTLDPASTFTTSVVRGPGNQVVLVGGGDMMLAADEGDATVVNGRAGLGDLARAAAKQLKLVGLTEVTLRVDDTLFTGPRTSPGWDEGDLNLGYAAPVTPLAVKIAATKEGVEYPPRSPDPSMAAAEVFATRLTEAGVKVTGHATRGQAPSGATVLASVSSAPLQDVVHYFLESSDNTITEVVSRAVALDQGLPASFDGGTQAVLRAVTRLGADTTGATLADASGLAEGSLLTPTTLLDLVQLVSDPAHPELRSIAAGMPIGGLTGTLSDRYLTSDARGLVRAKTGSLSGVKGLAGSVLDSQGRQLTFVVLVKHAKETGPWGPRQAIDEFVTELHACGCRG, encoded by the coding sequence ATGGCCACAGGCGCGCGAGTCGTCGGCACGACGATGCTCGTCCTGGTGCTCGGCGTCGGTGGCTACGTGGCGGCCGACGCGTACGACCTCGCGCCCGGGTTCGTGACGCTCGACCCGGTCCCGCCGGACCCCGCGCCGTTCCCGACGGCGCCCGCCGCGGTCGAGCCGCCCGACGTGGTCCCCGCGCTGGGACCCGTGCCCGACGACGCGCCCGTGCCGGCCTCCGCGCCGGTCGACGCTCTCGTCGAGGACCTGGTCGCCGACGAGCGGCTGGGCGAGGGCGGCGCGGTCGGCGTGGTCGTCGCGGACCAGCTCACGGGCGAGGTCGTCGCGCAGCACGCCGCCGACGTGCCGCGCGAGCCCGCGTCCACCGCGAAGCTCGTCACGGCCGTCGCGGCGCTCGGCACGCTCGACCCGGCCAGCACGTTCACGACGAGCGTCGTGCGCGGCCCGGGGAACCAGGTCGTGCTCGTCGGCGGCGGCGACATGATGCTCGCGGCCGACGAGGGCGACGCGACCGTCGTCAACGGGCGAGCGGGCCTGGGCGACCTCGCGCGAGCCGCGGCCAAGCAGCTCAAGCTCGTCGGGCTGACCGAGGTCACGCTGCGCGTCGACGACACGCTCTTCACCGGTCCGCGCACGAGCCCCGGCTGGGACGAGGGCGACCTGAACCTCGGTTACGCCGCGCCCGTGACGCCGCTCGCGGTGAAGATCGCGGCGACGAAGGAGGGCGTGGAGTACCCGCCGCGCTCGCCGGACCCGTCGATGGCCGCCGCGGAGGTCTTCGCGACCCGGCTGACCGAGGCGGGCGTGAAGGTGACCGGGCACGCGACGCGGGGGCAGGCGCCGTCCGGCGCGACCGTTCTCGCGAGCGTCAGCTCGGCGCCGCTGCAGGACGTCGTGCACTACTTCCTCGAGTCGTCGGACAACACCATCACCGAGGTCGTCTCGCGTGCCGTCGCGCTCGACCAGGGCCTGCCCGCGAGCTTCGACGGCGGCACGCAGGCCGTGCTGCGCGCCGTCACGCGGCTCGGCGCCGACACCACGGGCGCGACCCTGGCCGACGCGTCCGGGCTCGCCGAGGGCTCCCTCCTGACGCCGACCACGCTCCTGGACCTGGTCCAGCTCGTGTCCGACCCCGCGCACCCCGAGCTGCGCTCCATCGCCGCGGGCATGCCGATCGGCGGGCTCACGGGCACGCTGTCCGACCGCTACCTCACGTCCGACGCGCGCGGGCTCGTGCGCGCCAAGACCGGCAGCCTGTCCGGGGTCAAGGGCCTCGCGGGCAGCGTGCTCGACTCCCAGGGCCGGCAGCTCACGTTCGTCGTGCTCGTCAAGCACGCCAAGGAGACCGGCCCGTGGGGCCCGCGCCAGGCGATCGACGAGTTCGTCACCGAGCTGCACGCCTGCGGCTGCCGGGGCTGA
- a CDS encoding zinc-dependent metalloprotease, whose protein sequence is MSATRTTTSAPGPVDWDAAARLAARAVRPGPSAPRAELEDLVAGLRAAAGPAAEHAARVTRLEAADGRAAADVSRVLVVDRPGWARANVRVFEVMATPLVDALAQPRPDGSPPRGSSAASRLAGAAQVGAVLGVLSGKVLGQFDPYTPPAGAPAGARGEGRLLLVAPNVLHLERTLRVDPADFRLWVALHEQTHALQFAAAPWLADHLRERSAALLGDVAGRGDGRAEETLSRLVSALGRVLTDDEASILDVLTPEQRQVVDEVGAVMSLLEGHADVAMDAVGRTVVPSVRDIRRKFEARRDAQSRVRGLESVLRRLLGMDAKLAQYRDGAVFVRAVRSRVGVNGFNAVFADRAHLPTAAEIADPGAWVRRVHG, encoded by the coding sequence ATGAGCGCCACGCGCACGACGACGAGCGCCCCCGGTCCCGTCGACTGGGACGCCGCCGCACGCCTCGCCGCACGCGCCGTGCGCCCCGGGCCGAGCGCGCCGCGCGCCGAGCTCGAGGACCTCGTCGCGGGCCTGCGCGCGGCGGCCGGGCCCGCCGCCGAGCACGCCGCGCGCGTCACGCGGCTCGAGGCCGCCGACGGTCGCGCCGCCGCCGACGTCTCGCGCGTGCTCGTCGTCGACAGGCCGGGCTGGGCGCGCGCGAACGTGCGGGTGTTCGAGGTCATGGCCACGCCGCTCGTCGACGCGCTCGCGCAGCCCCGACCCGACGGGTCCCCGCCGCGCGGCTCGTCCGCCGCGAGCCGGCTCGCCGGGGCCGCGCAGGTCGGCGCCGTGCTCGGCGTCCTGTCGGGCAAGGTGCTCGGGCAGTTCGACCCGTACACGCCCCCCGCGGGCGCCCCGGCCGGCGCACGCGGCGAGGGGCGCCTGCTGCTCGTCGCGCCCAACGTGCTGCACCTCGAGCGCACGCTGCGCGTCGACCCCGCCGACTTCCGGCTGTGGGTCGCGCTGCACGAGCAGACCCACGCGTTGCAGTTCGCCGCCGCGCCGTGGCTCGCCGACCACCTGCGGGAGCGGTCCGCCGCGCTGCTCGGCGACGTCGCGGGGCGGGGCGACGGCCGTGCCGAGGAGACGCTCAGCCGCCTGGTCTCGGCGCTCGGCCGCGTCCTGACCGACGACGAGGCCAGCATCCTCGACGTCCTGACGCCCGAGCAGCGGCAGGTCGTCGACGAGGTCGGCGCCGTCATGTCGCTGCTCGAGGGGCACGCCGACGTCGCGATGGACGCCGTCGGGCGCACCGTCGTTCCGTCGGTGCGCGACATCCGGCGCAAGTTCGAGGCGCGCCGCGACGCGCAGTCCCGCGTGCGCGGGCTCGAGTCCGTGCTGCGCCGGCTGCTCGGGATGGACGCGAAGCTCGCGCAGTACCGCGACGGCGCGGTGTTCGTGCGGGCCGTGCGCTCGCGCGTGGGCGTGAACGGGTTCAACGCGGTGTTCGCCGACCGCGCGCACCTGCCCACCGCCGCCGAGATCGCCGACCCCGGCGCCTGGGTGCGCCGCGTGCACGGCTGA